The Podarcis raffonei isolate rPodRaf1 chromosome 2, rPodRaf1.pri, whole genome shotgun sequence genome window below encodes:
- the BRK1 gene encoding protein BRICK1 has protein sequence MSVQEDPVQREIHQDWANREYIEVITSSIKKIADFLNSFDMSCRSRLATLNEKLTALERRIEYIEARVTKGETLT, from the exons ATGTCGGTGCAGGAGGACCCGGTTCAGCGCGAGATCCACCAGGACTGGGCCAACCGCGAGTACATCGAGGTGATCACCAGCTCCATCAAGAAGATCGCGGACTTCCTCAACTCCTTCG ACATGTCCTGCCGCTCGCGCCTGGCCACGCTCAACGAGAAGCTGACGGCGCTGGAGAGGCGGATCGAATACATCGAGGCCCGG GTAACAAAAGGTGAAACGCTGACATAG